From Amycolatopsis sp. YIM 10, the proteins below share one genomic window:
- a CDS encoding ABC transporter ATP-binding protein: MNLPVEIRELSKRYGDVLAVDGLSLTVRPGEVYGFLGPNGAGKTTTLRMLLGLLRPTSGQVRLFGEPPGDLSAVGALIESPAFYPYLSGRENLRVLARYTGAGSDRVDAVLDAVDLLARGGDRYSSYSLGMKQRLGVAAALLKDPRLLVLDEPTNGLDPAGMADMRVLIRELGASGRTVLLSSHLLGEVQQICDRVGVVSRGRLVAENTVAELRGASVLRVVADPLPRAASVAAGLIGEAQVLVRDGALELTVSPEKAAWLNGELVAAGIGVSELRVAERDLEQVFFELTQGGGDDVVA; encoded by the coding sequence ATGAACCTCCCGGTGGAAATCCGCGAACTCTCCAAGCGCTACGGCGACGTGCTCGCCGTGGACGGGCTGAGCCTGACCGTGCGGCCAGGCGAGGTCTACGGTTTTCTCGGCCCGAACGGGGCCGGGAAAACAACCACCCTGCGCATGCTGCTCGGCCTGCTGCGCCCGACCTCGGGGCAGGTCCGCCTGTTCGGCGAGCCGCCGGGCGACCTGTCCGCGGTGGGCGCGCTCATCGAGTCACCCGCGTTCTACCCGTACCTGTCCGGGCGCGAGAACCTGCGGGTGCTGGCGCGCTACACCGGCGCCGGTTCGGACCGCGTCGACGCGGTGCTGGACGCGGTCGATCTGCTGGCGCGGGGCGGTGACCGGTACTCGTCGTATTCGCTGGGCATGAAGCAGCGGCTCGGCGTGGCCGCGGCGTTGCTGAAGGATCCGCGCCTGCTGGTGCTCGACGAGCCGACGAACGGCCTGGACCCGGCGGGCATGGCCGATATGCGGGTGCTGATCCGCGAGCTGGGCGCGAGTGGGCGGACCGTGTTGCTGTCGAGCCATCTGCTCGGCGAGGTCCAGCAGATCTGCGACCGCGTCGGCGTGGTTTCGCGCGGGCGGCTGGTCGCGGAGAACACCGTCGCCGAGTTGCGCGGTGCTTCGGTGTTGCGCGTGGTGGCCGATCCCCTGCCACGAGCCGCTTCGGTGGCGGCCGGGCTGATCGGCGAGGCGCAGGTCCTGGTGCGCGATGGCGCACTCGAACTGACTGTTTCTCCGGAAAAAGCGGCGTGGCTCAACGGCGAACTGGTCGCCGCGGGCATCGGCGTCAGCGAACTGCGGGTCGCCGAACGCGATCTGGAGCAGGTTTTCTTCGAACTCACCCAAGGCGGTGGCGATGATGTTGTGGCGTAG
- a CDS encoding dioxygenase — MTDDPNLTSGKDASDSTENGISRKRALQLGLLAVPAAAALGAATPAPRSEAVPRDLEPTPQCDDGDDPTIPQMEGPYFKPNSPQRTSLVTPQTPGIRLLVTGYVFTRSCVPVAQALLDFWQANSQGGYDNVGYNFRGHQFTGPDGKFTLSTIVPGLYPGRTRHLHVKVQAPNRPILTTQLYFPNEPRNNTDPIFDPRLLMTVRNTPTGGREATFDFVLNFG; from the coding sequence ATGACCGACGACCCGAACCTGACCTCCGGGAAAGACGCCAGCGACAGCACCGAGAACGGCATCTCCCGAAAGCGCGCCCTGCAGCTCGGCCTGCTCGCCGTCCCGGCGGCCGCCGCGCTGGGTGCCGCGACCCCCGCCCCGCGGTCCGAAGCCGTTCCGCGCGACCTGGAGCCGACGCCGCAGTGCGACGACGGTGACGACCCCACCATCCCGCAGATGGAAGGGCCCTACTTCAAGCCGAACTCACCGCAGCGCACGTCGCTGGTGACCCCGCAGACGCCGGGCATCAGGCTGCTGGTCACCGGGTACGTGTTCACCCGGTCCTGCGTGCCGGTGGCGCAGGCGCTGCTGGACTTCTGGCAGGCCAACAGCCAGGGCGGTTACGACAACGTCGGCTACAACTTCCGCGGGCACCAGTTCACCGGGCCCGACGGCAAGTTCACCCTGTCCACCATCGTGCCGGGGCTCTACCCGGGCCGCACCCGCCACCTGCACGTCAAGGTGCAGGCCCCGAACCGGCCGATCCTGACCACCCAGCTGTACTTCCCGAACGAACCACGCAACAACACCGACCCGATCTTCGACCCGCGGTTGCTGATGACCGTGCGGAACACCCCCACGGGCGGCCGGGAGGCGACCTTCGACTTCGTGCTGAACTTCGGCTGA
- a CDS encoding ABC transporter permease, with translation MMLWRSASAELSKLVKRPANWLMLAVGTALGLTFTYLLPLAGAAGASSGAPNSDRGIASTFPDQLVGNSIGGLPVFLGAIALVVGVLAVGGEYGWGTWKTVLTQGPSRLTVYGGKLFALAVAMLALVLTIFATGALVSAGIALAEGAPLLWPSVVSVVEGIGAGWLIAFTWAAFGVLLAIAMRGVALPMGLGLVWLLVVQNLLIGVAAPLVSWVEDLQLGLPGSNAGSLVASLGASTQSPGVAELTGPVQAAVVVFTYLVAFTGLGGWLLHRRDVI, from the coding sequence ATGATGTTGTGGCGTAGTGCGAGCGCGGAACTGAGCAAGCTGGTGAAGCGACCGGCGAACTGGCTGATGCTGGCGGTCGGCACCGCGCTCGGCCTGACTTTCACGTATTTGCTGCCACTGGCGGGCGCCGCCGGCGCGTCGAGCGGCGCCCCGAACAGCGACCGCGGCATCGCCTCCACGTTCCCGGACCAGCTGGTGGGCAACTCGATCGGCGGCCTGCCGGTGTTCCTGGGCGCCATCGCCCTGGTCGTCGGCGTCCTGGCGGTAGGCGGTGAGTACGGTTGGGGCACTTGGAAAACCGTGCTGACACAAGGCCCTTCACGCCTGACGGTGTACGGCGGGAAGCTGTTCGCCTTGGCGGTGGCGATGCTGGCACTGGTGTTGACGATCTTTGCCACCGGCGCTTTGGTGAGCGCCGGAATCGCACTGGCAGAGGGCGCACCTCTTTTGTGGCCCTCGGTTGTCTCCGTCGTGGAAGGCATCGGTGCGGGATGGCTGATCGCCTTCACCTGGGCGGCTTTCGGTGTCCTGCTGGCGATCGCCATGCGAGGTGTGGCGCTGCCCATGGGTTTGGGGTTGGTGTGGCTGCTGGTCGTGCAGAACCTGCTGATCGGGGTGGCCGCGCCTTTGGTGAGCTGGGTGGAGGACCTGCAACTGGGCCTGCCGGGTTCGAACGCCGGTTCGCTGGTGGCTTCTTTGGGCGCTTCTACTCAGTCCCCAGGCGTGGCGGAACTTACTGGGCCGGTGCAGGCTGCGGTGGTTGTTTTCACTTATCTGGTCGCCTTCACCGGACTGGGTGGCTGGCTCCTGCACCGCAGGGATGTCATCTGA
- a CDS encoding AAA domain-containing protein has protein sequence MGTSLVDRARRLFEFLRGAQRLKASPVRSVEGYQRDGAVFWFAQLPRHPGVRAAQAGLAGIDDPLVVVDRVPKVEPPEPDAELARWLTEQWDQPDQPPTLRQRVRFTGEDEEGESRVVTLAEAPEVEKQFRLWLPAWEKWASQELVDAPVRQLYSDLYSTYISATESPEELELVLGVGCLSWLLEDQQSVLRHVLTSSATLHFDDRTGAIEARRVEAGEPLRLELDMVDPGLITAPDKVNEVRADVEAFDGSPLDRGAVGELVRRLVHSLDPDGEYRDQDEFARPAPHAVASLAPALILRRRTENGLIEIFDAILRQLGDAGEVPDGLVPLVDPDRRPVAPGPTGEGAIVAVGDEPFLPMPVNDKQLTIIRKVDAQAQTLVQGPPGTGKTHTAAALISHLLAQGKRVLVTAHTDRALREVREKLPDAIKPLSVAVVGAAREDMADLKLAVQEIAAAAVDHDSKVNADAVRSHLDAIDLLRRERAASYSRLVEAREREVRHREHRGYRGTLAAIARQLDAESDAHRWLSGHTTVGADDPVPLSGRETVEWHGHLLDERLRADEAEALMRLLGIEAVPAPDEFALLVRSERGSTAEEQRHAPLKGHAAFAAVMKLSPDERTRLRQRLHRLADEADRLAGRREQWMNDALQDVRSGRAGQWRVRADTVQALAEQCAGCTARLGPLTSVELRGEPGPLVALAGEVLRFLADGGSIKTLPDGQPKIGAFSPKVLKQAQPLFDGVRVDGLPPTSAGQLNLFLAWIGAAKALSALDRAWPASVAIPAEDTLQERLQWHVTELDQLRHVLALGDELGAEEERLRMLNLPAPDWNDLNDVRRYARLTDAAGAEEAKRSATAPLAALEQLVAETAQWSDAAPCTENLLDAVKRRDHDAYASAHSRLERLWQVKRLVQRREELAGRLDAVAPELRRAIDETRHEEFWPSRIAQFDEAWRWAATRAWVIDHESIDVNSVQLRIREIEEHIRGHAESIAARRAWDFAASPERLSGTARADLTQYAQLVQRAGKNTGIYRNQRRGEIRKAMDRCRPSVPVWIMPIYRIAEQLRVRPDMFDVVVVDEASQAGTEAVFLQYLAPKIVVIGDDKQVSPSAVGVDQQQLRDLARQYLGDDRYRDSWHDPRRSLFDEAKMRYGNLITLTEHRRCVPEIIGFSNRVAYAPDGIRLVPVRQYGADRLEPVKAVHLPEGYERGTTNKLNPVEAEAIVDQIEKCIADPAYDGKTFGVISLLGPAQAKDIQTRLLSRIPKGEWRARDLRCGDAADFQGSERDVVFLSMVAALAPGKRLVALTQEQYVQRYNVAVSRAKDQVWVFHSVHLDELVNQECMRFQLLDYSYGVMQRGQDTGDGPVGTVVPEDQRVDPFDSLFEQRVYNRIVDRGYTVEPQHEALGYRIDLVVVGGRGRLAVECDGDQWHGPDAYERDLARQRDLERCGWRFFRIPGSAFDVDPAAALSGLWEMLQEEGIHPSGYRDPATETAEPEAVEPRLHVVDEHVPALPDAQAEDEAELRWPVEEQLPEPYENIAGGGTLESYVSYTGTLVPVVEASRRELIDGIKKIVAIEGPMLGERIHSAYVHCSGGRRVGHQLARTLNSAVTAAVRQGVLEVDNPLSQSGVRSVTYRLPGQPLVRSRQLGPRDLDDVPPRELATLIAEAAGRHGWADEEALFRTVLESLGLKRLTRNVHDRLSSLVELARTHVPDIS, from the coding sequence ATGGGTACGTCGTTGGTGGATCGCGCACGGCGGTTGTTCGAGTTCCTCCGTGGTGCGCAGCGGCTCAAGGCCTCCCCAGTGCGTTCGGTCGAGGGTTACCAGCGTGATGGTGCTGTGTTCTGGTTCGCGCAGCTGCCACGGCACCCGGGAGTCAGGGCGGCGCAAGCGGGGCTGGCCGGCATCGACGACCCGCTGGTGGTCGTTGACCGGGTGCCGAAGGTGGAGCCACCCGAGCCGGACGCCGAACTCGCCCGCTGGCTGACCGAGCAATGGGATCAGCCGGACCAGCCGCCGACACTGCGCCAACGGGTTCGCTTCACCGGCGAAGACGAAGAAGGCGAATCCCGGGTTGTGACGCTCGCGGAGGCGCCGGAGGTCGAGAAGCAGTTCCGCCTGTGGTTGCCGGCGTGGGAGAAGTGGGCGAGCCAGGAGCTGGTCGATGCTCCCGTGCGCCAGCTGTACAGCGATCTGTACTCCACGTATATCAGTGCCACTGAAAGTCCTGAAGAGCTTGAGCTGGTCCTGGGCGTTGGCTGTTTGAGCTGGCTGCTGGAGGACCAGCAATCGGTCCTCCGACACGTGCTGACCAGTTCGGCGACCCTGCACTTCGATGACCGGACGGGTGCCATCGAAGCGCGCCGGGTCGAAGCAGGTGAGCCATTGCGGCTTGAACTGGACATGGTGGACCCTGGCCTGATCACAGCGCCTGACAAGGTCAACGAGGTCCGGGCGGATGTCGAGGCTTTTGATGGAAGCCCGCTGGACCGTGGTGCGGTCGGCGAGCTAGTACGACGTCTCGTGCACAGCCTGGATCCTGACGGTGAATACCGTGACCAGGACGAATTCGCCAGGCCGGCACCGCACGCGGTCGCATCGTTGGCTCCAGCTCTGATCCTCCGGCGGCGCACGGAGAACGGCCTGATCGAAATCTTCGATGCGATTCTCCGGCAGCTCGGCGATGCCGGTGAGGTGCCCGACGGCTTGGTGCCCCTGGTCGATCCCGATCGAAGGCCGGTGGCCCCCGGGCCGACTGGTGAGGGCGCGATCGTTGCTGTCGGCGACGAACCCTTCCTGCCGATGCCGGTCAACGACAAGCAGCTGACGATCATCCGCAAGGTCGACGCACAGGCTCAGACCCTGGTGCAAGGTCCGCCCGGTACAGGGAAGACGCACACGGCCGCGGCTCTCATCTCGCACCTCCTCGCTCAGGGCAAGCGCGTGCTGGTCACCGCGCACACCGATCGCGCGCTTCGTGAGGTTCGGGAGAAGCTGCCCGACGCGATCAAGCCGTTGTCCGTCGCGGTGGTGGGGGCGGCCCGCGAAGACATGGCCGATCTCAAGCTCGCCGTCCAGGAGATCGCGGCTGCGGCAGTGGACCACGATTCGAAGGTGAATGCGGATGCCGTCCGGTCCCACCTCGACGCGATCGATCTGCTGAGGCGCGAACGGGCGGCTTCCTACAGCAGGCTGGTGGAGGCCAGGGAACGCGAAGTCCGGCATCGTGAACACCGCGGCTACCGCGGCACGTTGGCGGCCATCGCGCGACAGCTGGACGCCGAATCCGATGCTCATCGTTGGCTGTCGGGGCACACGACGGTTGGTGCGGACGATCCGGTTCCGTTGTCCGGCCGGGAAACGGTCGAGTGGCACGGCCACCTGCTCGACGAGCGGCTTCGAGCTGACGAGGCCGAAGCACTCATGCGACTGCTCGGGATCGAGGCGGTGCCCGCGCCCGACGAGTTCGCCCTGTTGGTGAGGAGTGAGCGCGGTTCGACGGCGGAGGAGCAGAGGCACGCCCCGCTCAAAGGGCATGCGGCGTTCGCCGCGGTGATGAAGCTGTCCCCGGACGAGCGCACACGGCTGCGGCAACGGTTGCATCGGCTCGCTGACGAGGCGGATCGGCTGGCCGGTAGGCGAGAGCAATGGATGAACGACGCGTTGCAGGACGTCCGTTCCGGAAGAGCCGGACAGTGGCGCGTGAGAGCGGACACCGTGCAGGCCCTCGCCGAACAATGCGCCGGGTGTACCGCCCGACTCGGCCCGCTGACATCTGTCGAGCTCCGGGGCGAACCCGGGCCGCTCGTGGCGCTGGCCGGTGAGGTGTTGCGATTCCTCGCGGACGGCGGCTCCATCAAAACCCTGCCGGATGGTCAACCGAAGATCGGGGCGTTCTCCCCGAAGGTGCTCAAGCAGGCGCAACCGTTGTTCGACGGGGTACGTGTCGACGGACTACCCCCTACGTCGGCCGGCCAGCTGAACTTGTTCCTCGCTTGGATCGGCGCCGCCAAGGCACTATCGGCGTTGGACCGGGCATGGCCTGCGAGTGTTGCCATCCCGGCCGAGGACACCTTGCAGGAACGACTTCAGTGGCACGTGACCGAGTTGGACCAGTTGCGCCACGTACTGGCGCTGGGAGATGAACTCGGCGCGGAAGAGGAACGGCTGCGGATGCTGAACCTCCCAGCGCCGGACTGGAACGACCTGAACGACGTCCGCCGCTATGCGCGGCTGACCGACGCCGCGGGCGCCGAGGAAGCCAAACGCTCGGCGACAGCGCCATTGGCGGCACTCGAACAACTGGTTGCCGAAACCGCGCAGTGGAGCGATGCGGCGCCGTGTACCGAGAACCTGCTTGACGCGGTGAAACGCCGGGACCACGACGCGTACGCGTCGGCGCACAGCCGGCTGGAGAGGCTGTGGCAGGTGAAACGGCTCGTCCAGCGCCGCGAAGAACTCGCCGGCCGGCTGGACGCGGTGGCACCTGAACTGCGCCGAGCCATTGACGAGACTCGCCACGAGGAATTTTGGCCGTCGAGGATTGCGCAGTTCGACGAAGCGTGGCGCTGGGCCGCGACGCGGGCGTGGGTGATCGACCACGAGTCGATTGACGTCAATTCCGTGCAGTTGCGGATCAGGGAGATCGAAGAACACATCCGCGGGCATGCCGAATCGATCGCCGCTCGCCGCGCCTGGGATTTCGCGGCTTCCCCGGAGCGCCTGAGTGGAACGGCGCGGGCCGACCTGACCCAGTACGCCCAGTTGGTGCAGCGAGCGGGTAAGAACACGGGTATCTACCGCAACCAGCGCAGAGGGGAAATCCGGAAGGCGATGGATCGGTGCCGGCCATCGGTGCCGGTCTGGATCATGCCGATCTACCGGATCGCCGAACAGCTTCGCGTGCGGCCGGACATGTTCGACGTCGTCGTGGTCGACGAGGCTTCGCAGGCGGGCACCGAGGCGGTGTTCCTGCAGTACCTCGCGCCGAAGATCGTGGTGATCGGCGACGACAAGCAGGTATCGCCGTCCGCGGTGGGGGTGGATCAGCAGCAGCTGCGTGACCTCGCACGGCAGTACCTCGGAGACGATCGGTACCGCGATTCCTGGCATGACCCGAGGCGCAGCCTGTTCGACGAGGCCAAGATGCGCTATGGCAACCTGATCACCCTGACCGAGCATCGGCGTTGCGTACCGGAGATCATCGGGTTCTCCAACCGGGTCGCCTACGCGCCGGACGGGATCCGGCTCGTTCCAGTCCGGCAATACGGTGCCGACCGCCTGGAGCCGGTCAAGGCGGTTCACCTGCCGGAGGGGTACGAACGCGGAACGACCAACAAGCTGAATCCGGTCGAGGCGGAGGCGATCGTCGACCAGATCGAGAAGTGCATCGCCGACCCGGCCTACGACGGCAAGACCTTCGGGGTGATCTCGTTGCTCGGCCCGGCGCAGGCCAAGGACATCCAGACGCGGCTGCTCAGCCGGATTCCGAAGGGCGAATGGCGGGCTCGCGACCTGCGTTGTGGCGACGCCGCGGATTTCCAGGGATCAGAACGCGATGTGGTGTTCCTGTCGATGGTGGCGGCGCTCGCACCCGGCAAGCGTCTGGTCGCGTTGACCCAGGAACAGTACGTGCAGCGCTACAACGTCGCCGTCTCACGCGCCAAGGACCAGGTGTGGGTGTTCCACTCGGTGCATCTGGATGAGTTGGTGAACCAGGAGTGCATGCGCTTCCAGTTGCTCGACTACAGCTACGGCGTGATGCAGCGTGGTCAAGACACCGGGGACGGGCCGGTGGGTACCGTCGTGCCGGAAGACCAGCGGGTCGATCCGTTCGACTCGCTGTTTGAGCAGCGGGTGTACAACCGGATCGTCGACCGTGGTTACACGGTCGAGCCGCAGCACGAAGCTTTGGGCTACCGGATCGACCTCGTGGTCGTCGGTGGACGGGGACGCCTCGCGGTGGAGTGCGATGGTGACCAGTGGCACGGTCCGGATGCGTACGAACGCGACCTCGCCCGCCAGCGTGATCTCGAACGGTGCGGCTGGCGCTTTTTCCGGATTCCTGGCTCGGCTTTCGATGTCGACCCGGCAGCTGCGCTTTCCGGATTGTGGGAAATGCTCCAGGAGGAGGGTATCCACCCGTCGGGGTACCGGGATCCGGCTACTGAAACCGCTGAGCCCGAAGCTGTTGAGCCTCGGCTGCACGTGGTCGATGAGCACGTTCCCGCGCTTCCGGACGCTCAGGCAGAGGACGAAGCGGAGCTGCGATGGCCGGTTGAGGAACAACTCCCTGAGCCATACGAGAACATCGCCGGTGGGGGCACACTCGAGTCCTATGTGAGCTACACGGGCACGCTCGTACCGGTGGTCGAGGCTTCGCGGCGCGAGCTGATCGATGGCATCAAGAAGATCGTCGCGATCGAGGGACCGATGCTGGGTGAGCGCATCCACAGCGCCTACGTCCACTGTTCGGGTGGCAGGCGGGTTGGTCACCAGCTCGCGCGCACACTGAATTCCGCGGTGACCGCGGCGGTACGCCAGGGCGTGTTGGAAGTGGACAACCCACTGAGCCAGAGCGGGGTCCGTTCGGTCACCTACCGGTTGCCCGGTCAGCCGCTCGTGCGATCCAGGCAACTGGGACCGCGCGATCTCGATGACGTGCCTCCCCGCGAGCTGGCGACGCTGATTGCCGAGGCGGCAGGCCGCCACGGATGGGCCGATGAGGAAGCGCTGTTCCGGACCGTGCTCGAGAGCCTGGGCTTGAAGCGGTTGACGCGGAATGTCCACGATCGGCTCTCCAGTCTGGTGGAGTTGGCTCGCACGCACGTGCCCGATATCAGCTGA
- a CDS encoding 7-cyano-7-deazaguanine synthase, with the protein MTGVGRRFGFTADGRRVELDREPLSDADFHDREARLDQGMALAGPAEPWARDLLQVARAVYLVDKRYDRRTEDGWSRTVDLSVEVAEPERWGPAQLADLSTLLATLTSDTWHVRVAGGAAYRQWLDYEERASEVALFSGGLDSTSYAAQAAVRAHAGTLLLMGYDDNIRARQQEVRRCLDRIRNRPIKLVQIGQRVLSGPGKLERSTRTRGLLYLATAVAAASAHRVGQVKAPENGQLAINPPLTPNRLAGLSTRSVHPWTLELTNRLIRGLGGAVEVVNPLLSCTKGEVCGQALDAGLSPEDLARTVSCGDPSSARYSHQGQFNCGHCYPCLVRRSGLLAAVGIDGTDYRLDLARTDMRTRVAQHLRALARWLATDFGFRDLVADMPFPSSTPIPAVLPMLHRGRRELAAMVEQVVPESSPLRRNWNPRVAG; encoded by the coding sequence GTGACCGGCGTTGGTCGGCGGTTCGGCTTCACCGCTGACGGCCGGCGCGTGGAACTCGATCGTGAGCCGCTTTCCGACGCCGACTTCCACGATCGGGAGGCTCGGCTCGACCAGGGGATGGCGCTGGCCGGTCCCGCGGAGCCCTGGGCACGCGACCTTCTGCAAGTGGCACGCGCCGTCTATCTGGTGGACAAGCGCTACGACCGGCGAACTGAAGACGGCTGGTCGCGCACGGTCGACCTTTCGGTCGAGGTCGCGGAGCCGGAGCGCTGGGGGCCGGCACAACTGGCGGACCTCTCCACGTTGCTGGCCACGTTGACCAGCGATACGTGGCACGTTCGCGTGGCAGGGGGTGCCGCTTACCGACAGTGGCTGGATTACGAAGAGCGAGCCTCGGAAGTAGCCCTCTTCTCCGGAGGATTGGACTCGACCTCGTATGCGGCCCAAGCCGCGGTGCGGGCGCACGCGGGCACCCTGCTGCTGATGGGCTACGACGACAACATACGCGCCCGGCAGCAAGAGGTCCGCCGGTGCCTCGACCGGATCCGGAACCGGCCGATCAAGCTGGTGCAGATCGGCCAGCGGGTGCTTTCGGGGCCCGGAAAGCTCGAGCGCAGCACACGTACGCGGGGCCTGCTCTACCTGGCGACGGCGGTGGCGGCGGCATCGGCGCACCGCGTCGGTCAGGTCAAGGCGCCGGAGAACGGGCAGCTCGCGATCAACCCGCCGCTGACCCCGAACCGGTTGGCCGGTCTCTCGACCCGGTCGGTCCACCCGTGGACGCTGGAGTTGACGAACCGCTTGATCCGCGGTCTCGGCGGCGCCGTCGAGGTGGTCAATCCGCTGCTGTCGTGCACGAAGGGTGAAGTGTGCGGCCAGGCTCTCGACGCAGGACTTTCGCCAGAGGACCTCGCTCGAACCGTCAGTTGCGGCGATCCCAGCAGTGCTCGTTATTCCCACCAAGGCCAGTTCAATTGCGGCCATTGCTACCCGTGCCTCGTCCGGCGGTCGGGTCTTTTGGCGGCCGTCGGGATCGACGGCACTGACTATCGGCTCGACCTGGCCCGCACTGACATGAGAACGAGGGTGGCACAACACCTCCGTGCGTTGGCTCGCTGGCTGGCCACCGACTTCGGGTTCCGTGACCTGGTCGCCGATATGCCGTTCCCCAGCTCGACGCCCATACCTGCGGTGTTGCCGATGCTGCACCGCGGACGGCGCGAACTGGCCGCGATGGTGGAGCAGGTCGTGCCTGAGAGCAGCCCGCTCCGGCGAAACTGGAACCCCAGAGTCGCGGGCTGA